One part of the Lytechinus pictus isolate F3 Inbred chromosome 3, Lp3.0, whole genome shotgun sequence genome encodes these proteins:
- the LOC129256874 gene encoding cholinesterase 1-like: MEHLIFCLCAILALQARSEPVPTGPMINVNEGTLQGFTARYQEDTQLQVDKQIDVFLGVPFADPPVRFAAPEPKTPWTGVYDATAFKPACQQAPSPIYPDQSEDCLYLNVYAPSPKPSKAAVMVWIHGGGFSEGSIMSVGFSGGPIVSVGDVILVTISYRLSIFATFTTKDEAAPGNVGMLDQVAALKWVYENIEAFGGDKKRITLVGESAGAASVSFHLLSQLSRDYFTQAILQSGSSLAHWAYRDDDESEMAKVESLASAMNCEAKNSTALVECLRSKDAEELRLASSTVYTEHYVVVDGNFLEASPPELYKRDDFKKLPMMAGFTKDEASFYALFDFIPEPPISGKVFTELIAGTLQEIGIDGEDVVGVVLQEYVDWTIADDPEADYFQAIVDFFTDTHYACPADGELRFHADEGSPLFEYYFTHVPSQSIFTIGQEAVPWLGAGHAEDIPLVFGWPFIEEIVTYVGFNLTAEEKELSHKIIQFWTNFAKSGDPSKASENAAPGENEYSWPAFEVPGLRYKELSTELGEGRAIKARKCAFWREYFPEVLSTLGTPDAEDDDEENLDEPGSQEVLAEYRELLGEWRREFQAYMQRRGNRCPAE, translated from the exons ATGGAGCATCTCATCTTTTGTCTATGTGCCATCCTGGCTTTACAAGCTAGGAGCGAGCCAGTACCAACTGGGCCAATGATCAATGTCAACGAGGGTACCCTACAAGGATTTACAGCTCGTTATCAAGAAGACACCCAGCTTCAAGTTGACAAGCAAATTGATGTATTTTTG GGGGTGCCATTCGCTGATCCTCCTGTAAGATTTGCGGCTCCAGAACCCAAAACCCCATGGACCGGGGTGTATGACGCCACTGCATTCAAACCAGCCTGTCAACAAGCACCATCACCTATCTACCCTGATCAAAGTGAGGACTGTCTCTACCTCAATGTATATGCACCAAGTCCTAAG CCGTCTAAAGCTGCCGTAATGGTATGGATCCATGGAGGTGGTTTTTCGGAAGGATCTATCATGTCAGTCGGCTTCTCAGGTGGACCTATCGTGAGCGTTGGAGATGTCATCCTCGTTACCATCAGTTATCGGCTTTCTATATTTGCAACCTTCACAACCA AGGATGAGGCTGCCCCTGGAAACGTTGGTATGCTCGATCAAGTTGCTGCACTCAAATGGGTGTACGAGAATATCGAAG CATTTGGTGGTGACAAGAAAAGGATAACCTTGGTCGGAGAGAGTGCCGGAGCCGCCAGTGTGAGCTTCCATTTACTCTCCCAGCTGAGCAGGGATTATTTCACTCAGGCTATACTGCAA AGTGGATCCTCTCTTGCACATTGGGCTTACAGAGACGATGATGAATCTGAAATGGCAAAGGTGGAGAGCCTTGCATCAGCAATGAACTGTGAGGCGAAGAACTCTACAGCTTTGGTTGAGTGTCTAAGGTCTAAAGATGCAGAAGAATTAAGATTAGCATCAAGCACG GTTTACACTGAACATTACGTAGTCGTCGATGGTAACTTTTTAGAAGCCAGTCCCCCCGAGCTCTACAAAAGGGATGATTTTAAGAAACTTCCGATGATGGCAGGCTTCACAAAAGACGAAGCATCTTTCTATGCCCTTTTTGATTTCATTCCTGAACCCCCTATCTCTGGGAAAGTCTTTACGGAGCTAATAGCTGGCACCCTCCAAGAAATTGGTATTGACGGAGAAGACGTCGTGGGTGTGGTTTTGCAAGAATACGTTGATTGGACTATTGCCGATGATCCAGAAGCAGACTACTTCCAAGCCATCGTCGACTTCTTTACTGATACACATTACGCCTGCCCAGCGGATGGGGAGCTCAGGTTTCATGCCGATGAGGGTAGTCCTCTGTTCGAGTACTACTTCACCCATGTTCCTAGTCA GAGTATTTTCACTATCGGACAGGAAGCCGTACCTTGGCTTGGAGCTGGTCATGCAGAGGATATCCCGCTTGTCTTTGGTTGGCCATTCATAGAAGAAATTGTAACATATGTTGGGTTTAACCTCACAGCCGAAGAAAAGGAACTCTCTCATAAAATCATACAGTTCTGGACCAACTTTGCAAAATCTGG TGACCCAAGCAAAGCTTCCGAAAATGCTGCCCCTGGTGAAAATGAATACAGTTGGCCGGCCTTTGAAGTTCCTGGTCTCCGTTATAAGGAATTATCAACAGAGCTTGGAGAAGGCAGAGCCATAAAGGCTAGGAAATGTGCTTTTTGGAGAGAATACTTCCCTGAGGTCTTGAGTACTTTag GGACGCCAGACGCtgaagatgatgacgaagaGAATTTGGATGAGCCAGGATCGCAAGAAGTATTGGCAGAGTATCGAGAACTCTTAGGGGAATGGCGACGAGAGTTTCAAGCATATATGCAACGCAGGGGCAACCGCTGTCCTGCAGAATAA